DNA sequence from the Acidothermus cellulolyticus 11B genome:
GCCCGAACTGAGGCGCACCGCCGCACTCCCGCGGGCGTTCCGTGGACGGACTGAGCGCGCCGCTCGGCTCTCTCCTCGCCGCGCGCCGGAACTTGTGGCAAGATAGGGGCGAGACTCTTCAGGGCCAGCGTCGTCCCTGGGTGTTCAGGTGACGGCGCTTTTTCATGCCCGCCGTCCCACCCGACTCGACGACGGGAGAACCATGTCGACGTCCCCGATCAGCCCGGTTGACCTGGGCCTGCCTGACCCGACGCCGCGCGGGTTGTACGACCCACGCTTCGACCGCGACTCCTGCGGTGTGGCGTTCGTGGCTGACCTGCGCCGTGGCCCGAGCCACTCGGTGATCGAACTGGCGCTGACCGCGCTGCGGAATCTCGAGCACCGCGGGGCGACCGGCCGCGAGGCCGATACGGGTGACGGCGCCGGCTTGCTTGCGCAGATCCCTGACGCGTTTTTCCGCGCCATCCTGGACGTCGACTTGCCGCCGGCCGGTGGGTACGCCGCAGGCATCGCCTTCCTGCCCACCGACAATTTCGCGGCGGCGACGAAGGTGTCGGCCATCGAACGGATCGTCGCCGAGGAGCAGCTTCGGGTTCTCGCGTGGCGGGAACTGCCGATCGATCCCTCGGTGCCCGGTCCGTCGGCCCGGGCGGTCATGCCCCGGTTCCGCCAGCTTTTCGTCGCACCCGTCGATTCGTCGCTGACCGGGATTGATGTGGAGCGACGCACGTTCCGGGCCCGCAAGCGGATCGAACGTGAAGTCGGCGTGTACTTTCCGTCACTCTCGCCGCGGACCATCGTGTACAAGGGCATGCTGACCGCACCGCAGCTCGAGCGGTTCTTCCCCGATCTCGCCGATCCACGGTTTGCCAGCGCGTTGGCCTTGGTGCACTCCCGGTTCTCGACGAACACGTTCCCGAGCTGGCCGCTGGCACACCCGTACCGGTACATCGCGCACAACGGCGAGATCAACACCATCATGGGGAACCGCAACTGGATGCGGGCGCGGGAAACCTTGTTGGCATCCGACCGGATACCCGGCGACCTCTCCCAGCTGTTCCCCATCATCACGCCGGGCGGCAGTGACTCGATGAGTTTCGACGAGGTGCTGGAATTGCTGCACCTCGGCGGCCGGTCCCTGCCGCACGCGGTCCTCATGATGATTCCGGAGGCGTGGGAGAACAACGACGAAATGCCCGACGACCTGCGGGCGTTTTACGAATTCCACGCGAGCGTCATGGAACCCTGGGACGGCCCGGCGTGTGTCACCTTCACCGACGGCACGGTCATCGGTGCGGTCCTTGACCGGAATGGCCTGCGTCCGGGACGCTACTGGGTCACCGAAGACGGCCTTGTCGTGTTGGCCAGTGAGGTCGGTGTCCTCGACATCGATCCGGCGACGGTCATTCGGAAGGGCCGTCTCCAGCCTGGGCGCATTTTCCTCGTCGACCTGTCGCAGGGGCGCATCATCGACGACGCCGAAATCAAGGCGCAATTGGCGGCGGAGAAGCCGTATCGCGAATGGCTGCACGCCGGGCTGTTGAAGCTGCCGGACCTGCCGGACCGGGAACACGTTGTTTACACCCACGAGTCCGTGCTGCGCCGGCAGCAGACGTTTGGTTACACCGAAGAAGAATTGCGGCTCATCCTTGCGCCGATGGCGCGCAGCGGTGCCGAGCCCATCGGGTCGATGGGCAACGATGCGCCGCTCGCCGTTCTCTCCAACCGTCCTCGGCTCCTCTTCGATTACTTCACGCAACTCTTCGCCCAGGTCACCAATCCGCCGCTGGACGCCATTCGTGAGGAACTCGTCACTTCGTTGGCGAATACCATCGGCCCGGAACAGAATCTCCTCGAACCGACCCCGGCGTCGTGCCGGCAGATCGTTGTTCCGTTCCCGGTGATCGACAACGACGAGCTGGCGAAGATTCTGCACATCAACGACGACGGCGACCTGCCGGGGCTTGCGCCGTACGTGGTCCGTGGCCTGTACCGGGTGAGCGGCGGCGGCGCTGCGCTGCGCGAGCGGTTGGCGGAAATTTGTGCGGAAGTCTCGGAGGCCATCGAGCGAGGCGCCCGTATCATCGTGCTTTCCGACCGGGACTCCGACCGCGAATTTGCCCCTATTCCGTCGCTCCTGCTCACCGGGGCGGTGCATCACCATCTCATCCGGGAGAAGACCCGGACCAAGGTGGGTCTGGTCGTCGAGGCCGGTGACGTCCGCGAGGTGCACCATGTCGCGCTGCTCATCGGGTACGGCGCCGCCGCGGTGAACCCCTATCTCGCCATGGAAACCGTGGAAGACATGGTGCGCACGGGATTCCTGCGCGGCATCGACGCCCAGACCGCGGTGCACAACCTCGTCAAGGCGCTCGGCAAGGGCGTGCTGAAGGTCATGTCCAAGATGGGAATTTCGACGGTCGCCTCATACACCGGCGCCCAGGTCTTCGAAGCGCTCGGGCTCTCACAAGAGGTGATCGACCGCTACTTCACCGGGACGCCGTCGAAGCTGGGCGGCGTCGGTCTCGACGTGCTTGCCGAAGAAGTCGCGGCCCGCCACCGGAAGGCCTACCCGGTCGACGAAGTCCGGCCGTCCCACCGGCGCCTGGACGTCGGCGGTGACTACCAGTGGCGCCGGGAAGGGGAATTGCACCTGTTCAATCCCGAGACGGTGTTCCGGCTTCAGCATTCGACCCGCACCGGCCGATACGACATTTTCAAGCAGTACACCCGGCTCGTTGACGAGCAATCCCGCAACCTCATGACGCTGCGCGGGTTGTTCCGCCTCCGCACCGGTGTTCGGCCCCCGGTGCCCATCGAGGAAGTTGAACCGGTGAGCTCCATTGTCAAGCGGTTCTCAACCGGTGCGATGAGTTACGGCTCGATCAGCCAGGAGGCGCACGAAACGCTCGCGATTGCGATGAACCGGCTCGGCGCCAAGTCCAATACCGGTGAAGGCGGAGAGGACCCGGAGCGGTTGTACGACGAGCGGCGCAGTGCCATCAAGCAGGTGGCCAGCGGGCGGTTCGGAGTGACCGCCGAGTACCTCACGGCCGCTGACGACCTGCAAATCAAGATGGCCCAGGGTGCCAAGCCCGGCGAGGGCGGTCAATTGCCGGGTCACAAGGTGTATCCGTGGATCGCCAAGACCCGGTACTCCACGCCCGGTGTCGGGCTCATTTCACCGCCGCCGCACCACGACATTTACTCCATCGAGGACCTCAAGCAACTCATCCATGACTTGAAGAACGCCAATCCGCGGGCGCGGATTCACGTCAAGCTCGTCGCGGAGACCGGTGTTGGGACGGTGGCGGCCGGTGTCGCCAAGGCGAAAGCAGACGTCGTCCTCATCTCGGGCCACGACGGCGGCACCGGAGCGTCGCCGTTGACGTCCATCAAGCATGCCGGTGCGCCGTGGGAGCTTGGGCTTGCCGAGACCCAGCAGACGTTGGTGGCCAATGGGTTGCGGGACCGGATCGTCGTGCAGACTGACGGGCAGCTCAAGACCGGCCGGGACGTCATCATTGCGGCTCTCCTCGGCGCCGAGGAATTCGGGTTCGCGACCGCGCCGCTTGTCGTGTCCGGATGCATCATGATGCGGGTCTGTCACCTCGACACCTGCCCGGTCGGCGTGGCGACGCAGAATCCCGAATTGCGCAAGCGGTTCAACGGCAAGCCGGAATTCGTCATCAATTTCTTCGAGTTCATCGCCCAGGAAGTGCGGGAATATCTCGCCGCCCTGGGTTTCCGGTCGCTGGACGAGGCAATCGGCCAGGTCGAGTTCCTCGACGTCTCGGACGCCATCGATCATTGGAAGGCGAGCGGCCTGGACCTTTCGCCGATCCTGCGCGTGCCCGACAACCGCGACGAGCCCCGCCGGTGCGTCACGGTGCAGGACCACGGCCTGGACAAGGCGCTGGACAACACCCTCATCGCGCTCTGCGAAGGCGCGTTGAACGACGCCACTCCGGTCAAGCTCGAATTGCCCATCCGCAACGTCAACCGAACCGTCGGCACGATGCTCGGCCACGAAGTGACTAAGCGGTACCGGGGCGCCGGTCTTCCCGACGACACCATCGACATCACCTTCACCGGTTCGGCCGGTCAGTCGTTCGGCGCGTTCCTTCCGCGGGGTATCACGCTCCGGCTCATCGGTGACGCCAACGATTACGTCGGGAAGGGTCTCTCCGGTGGTCGTATCATCCTGCGCCCGCCGCTGGAAGCTCCCTTCGAGGCGCACAAGAACATCATTGCCGGGAACGTCATGTTCTACGGCGCCACCGCCGGGGAGGGCTTCGTGCGCGGAGTCGTCGGCGAACGATTCTGCGTGCGCAATTCCGGTGTCACTGCGGTGGTGGAGGGTGTTGGCGACCACGGGTGCGAATACATGACCGGCGGTGTCGTCGTCGTTCTCGGCGCGACCGGCCGGAACTTCGCCGCCGGCATGTCGGGCGGCGTGGCCTACGTCCTCGACCTTGACCCACTGCGGGTCAATACCGAGATGGTGGATCTCGATCCACTGGACAGCGACGACGCCGAGGTGCTGGAGCGGCTGGTGCGCAAGCATGCGGCGGAAACCGGATCGACCGTGGCGGCGGAGTTGCTCGCCGACTGGCCGGCTGCACTGGCCCGCTTCACGAAGATAATGCCGCAGGACTACAAGCGGGTCCTGGCGGCGAAGGCGCTGGCGGAACAGACCGGCGCGGATGTCAACGAGCAGATTATGGCGGCTGCACATGGCTGATCCCAAAGGTTTCCTGACCACTCCGCGTGAGACACCTGAGCTGCGGCCGGTGGCCGAACGGGTGCGGGACTGGAAAGAGGTCTACAAGCCGTTTCCGCACGAGAAGCTCGAACAGCAGGCCGGCCGGTGCATGGACTGCGGCATTCCGTTCTGCCACAACGCCTGCCCGCTCGGCAACCTCATTCCCGAGTGGAACGACCTCACCTGGCGCAGCGACTGGCGGGAGGCCATCGAGCGGCTGCATGCCACCAACAATTTCCCGGAATTCACCGGCAGGCTCTGCCCCGCGCCGTGTGAGGCCGCGTGCGTCCTGTCGATTGACCCGGACCAGACCGGAGGCCCGGTCACCATCAAGCTGGTCGAGCACGAACTCGCTGACCGAGCGTGGGACGAAGGATGGGTGACACCCCAGATTCCCGGGCGTCTGTCGGGCAAAACTGTCGCTGTTGTCGGTTCCGGGCCGGCAGGGCTGGCCGCCGCGCAGCAATTGACCCGCGCCGGACACACCGTCGTCGTCTACGAGCGGGCCGACCGGATCGGCGGGCTGCTGCGGTACGGCATACCCGAATTCAAAATGGAGAAATGGGTCCTCGACCGGCGCCTGGCTCAGATGGAGGCGGAGGGAACCCGCTTCCGCCCGAATGTGCATGTCGGCGTGGATATCTCGGCCCGCGAGCTGAAAAGTCGCTATGACGCCGTGGTTTTGGCGATCGGTGCAACCGTGCCACGGGACCTTCCCGCGCCCGGCCGGGAGTTGCGCGGCATCCACCAGGCGATGGAGTACCTGCCGATTGCCAACCGGGTCCAGCAGGGCGACCTCGCTGAGCCGACGATTACGGCGAAGGACAAGCGGGTCGTCATTATCGGCGGCGGCGACACCGGCGCCGACTGCTTGGGCACCGCGCACCGGCAGGGCGCGAAATCCGTTGTGCAGCTGGAGATTCTGCCGCGACCGCCGCTGCGGCCCGCTCCGAGCACGCCGTGGCCGACCTGGCCGCTCATGTTGCGGACCTCCACCGCCCATGAGGAAGGCGGCGAACGCCGGTTCTCGGTGAACACGCTGGAGTTCCTTGGCGACGGAGCGGGGAACGTGCGCGCGCTGCGGCTCGTCGAGGTCCGGATGGTTGACGGCCGGTTCGAACCGATTCCCGGAACCGAGCAGGAATTGCCGGCTGATCTCGTGCTGCTCGCCATGGGTTTTCTGGGTCCCGAACGCACGCTCATCGAGCAATTCGGCCTGCAGACCGACGTCCGTGGAAACATCGCCCGCGATGAGTCGTATGCCACCAACGTTCCCGGGGTGTTCGTGTGCGGAGATGCCGGGCGTGGTCAATCTCTCATCGTGTGGGCGATTGCCGAAGGCCGTGCGGCGGCGGCGGCGGTGGATCGGTTCCTCACCGGGGTTCCGCGGCTTCCCGTACCCATCGCACCGAGCGCACGTCCGCTCACCTGAGCTGCGGCGCGTCAGCCGTTCCAGGCGCGGCGGGTCCTCATATACTCGCCACGTGCTGCTGATGTCCCCAGATCCGGTGTTTTCCCGTCGATGAGCCGGCGGGCGAAAATCGTTTGTACGCTCGGTCCGGCGACGGCGTCTCCGGAGACTATTCGGCAACTGGTAGCGGCGGGGATGGACGTCGCCCGGTTGAACGCCAGTCACGGTCGGCATGCCGAGCACGAAGAGATGTACCGCTGGGTACGCAAGGCCTCCGACGAGCTCGGCCGCGCTGTGGGCGTGCTCGTTGACTTGCAGGGTCCGAAAATCCGCCTCGGTCGGATCGCCGGCGGGCCGGTGACGCTGGCCGCTGGTGACGAGTTCACCATCACCACTGAGGATGTGCCCGGCAGCGCGGCCCTGGTGTCTACCACGTATCCCGGTTTACCCACCGACGTGCATCCAGGGATGCGCATTCTTGTTGACGACGGGCGGGTGAGTCTGGAGGTGCTTGACGTCAGCGGAACGCGGGTCCGTACCCGGGTGATCGACGGTGGGGTGATCTCCGATCACAAGGGGCTCAATGTTCCCGGAGCCGCTCTCTCCGTGCCCGCGCTGAGCGACAAGGACGTCGACGACCTCCGGTGGGCGTTGCGTCTCGGCGTCGACATGGTCGCGCTCTCGTTTGTCCGTTCGGCGGCGGATTATGCCGACGTCGCCCGGGTCATGGACGAGGAGGGCCGGCGGGTTCCGGTCATCGCGAAAATCGAGAAGCCCCAAGCGGTTGAGCAATTGGACGCCATTACGGAGGCTTTTGACGGATTCATGATTGCCCGCGGTGACCTCGGCGTGGAAATGCCGATCGAACAAGTCCCGTTGGTGCAGAAGCGGGTCATCGCCGCGGCGCGGCGGGCGGCGAAACCCGTCATCGTCGCGACTCAGCTCCTCGACTCCATGATTAGCGCGACCCGGCCGACCCGCGCCGAGGTCTCGGACTGCGCGAACGCCGTCCTTGATGGAGCCGACGCGCTCATGCTCTCCGGCGAAACGAGCGTCGGCGCACATCCCGTTTTAACGGTCCAGACCATGGCGCGCATCATCGAACGGGTCGAGGAGGAAGCCCTCGCTGAATTGCCCGACGTCGGCGGCCGGCCCCGCACCAAGGGAGGCGCTATCGCGCACGCCGCCGTCGTTCTCGGTGCCGATCTCGACGCGAAGTACCTCGTCGCCTTCACGGAATCGGGTGAGAGTGCGCGGCGGCTGGCCCGGTACCGGTCGCCCATTCCGCTCCTCGCGTTCACGCCGGTGCCGGCGACCCGTTCCTGCCTTGCCCTGACGTGGGGGGTGGAGACGTTCCTTGTCGCGCCGGTCTCCCACACCGACGAGATGGTCCGCCAAGTGGATCGCGCGCTGCTCGAGATTGACCGTTGCCGCCGCGGGGACCTCGTCGTCGTCATTGCCGGTACGCCGCCCGGGGTCTCCGGCTCGACCAACATGCTGCGGGTGCACCGGATCGGCGACACGATGGACGCCGACCATCCGGCGTTTCAACTCTGACCGGCGTCCAGCCGGCCTCCCGCGTACCCCGGGTCGGATTCGAACCGACACTGGATGGTGTTTGAGACCATTGCCTCTACCGTTGGGCTACCGGGGCTCGTGCCGTGCACAGCACGCAGGATGAATCTACCGTGTCTCCATTCTCCGCCGACCGCTACGCTGCCAGCGTGCCCGACGACTCGACTCCGCAGGCGTCCCCTTCCCCGGCGCGGGTGCCGACCCCGGCCGAGGTGGCGGCGGCGTCCCGGCGGCAACGCCCTCGACGTCGCGCAGTGATCGCTGAGGACGAGGCGTTGATCCGGCTGGACTTGCGGGAGACGCTTGAGGAGTTGGGGTTTGACGTCGTCGGCGAGGCCGCTGACGGAGCGCACGCGGTGGAACTCGCCGCGCAGCTTCGCCCCGACGTCGTCGTGCTCGATGTCAAGATGCCGGTGCTCGATGGCATAACGGCCGCCCGGCAGATCACGTCACAGCGCATCGCCCCGGTGGTGATTCTCACCGCTTTCTCCCAGCGTGATCTCATCGAGCGAGCCCGTGACGCCGGGGCGTTGGCCTACCTCGTCAAACCGTTCAACGCGGCCGAGTTGCTCCCCGCCATTGAGATCGCGACCAGCCGGCACGCCGAGTTGTTGGCTCTGGAACGCGAGGTGACCGAGCTCTCCGAGCGGCTGGAGACGAGAAAGATCATCGAGCGGGCGAAGGGGGTGCTCCAGACCGTGCACGGGTGGAGCGAGCCGGAGGCGTTCCGGTGGATTCAGCGGACCGCGATGAACGAGCGGGTGCCGATGCGTGACGTCGCCGAGCGTGTCCTGCGCGACGGCCGGGCGGACGGGCCGACGTCCTCGTGACCGGGGGAATAGGCGCGGCGGCTGGTCACACCGTCCACACATGCGGCGCGGGCCGGCACCGCACCGGTGACTGTCAGATCACGAGCAGGTTACGACCGGGGGTTCGTGTTCCGTTCGCCGGCCGATCGTGATACCGTCCAAGCCGACAGACCACAAGACCCGTCGGGTAAGGTCGGGTCCCACTCGACGAGGAGTGACAGTGAAACGACGGTTCGCAGCAGCGGTCATCCCGCTCACGGTGGCAGGCTTGGTGGTCTCAGCCTGCTCCAGTGGCAAGAGCTCGGGCGGTTCTGGTGGCAAGCCGGTCTTCAAGATCGGTTATGAGGGACCGCTCTCCGGGGGCAATGCCCAGCTCGGGTTGAACATGAAGTACGCCGTGCAGTTGGCCATCAACGAGGCGAACGCGAAAGGCGACCTTCCCTTCGTCCTCCAATACACCGAGGCCGATGACCAAGGCTCGGGAGACAAGTCGCCGGCCGCCGCACAGCAACTTATTGACGACAAGCAGGTGATGGCCGTGGTCGGTCCGGCATTCTCCGGAGCGACCAAAGCGGCCGAGCCGAAGTTCGCGGACGCGGACCTGGCCACGGTGAGCCCGTCCGCCACCTCGCCGGCGTTGGCGACCTTCGGGTGGAAGACCTTCTTCCGGATCGTCGCGGACGACAACGCCCAGGGCCCGGCCGATGCGGACTACGCCGTCAACAAGCTCGGCATCAAGAACATCTTCGCGATCGACGACGCGAGTGCCTACGGGCAGCCGCTGGAGCAGGCGTTCGAGAACCAGGCGAAGAAGGACGGCGCCCAGGTAACCCACCAGTCGGTGCCGGGCACCACGCAGTGCCAGGCCGGGTCAGGGAACACCCAGCAGTACCCGGCGGTCGCCACCACGATCAAGAATTCCGGTGCCGAACTCGTGTTCTACGCCGGCTACTACTGTGACTTCGCGCTGCTGGCGAAAGCCCTGCGGCAGGCTGGATACACCGGCAAACTCTTCTCCGACGACGCCAGCCTGGACCCGAAGTACATCGAACAGGCCGGCGCCTCGGTCGCCGAAGGCACGTACATCAGCTGCGCGTGCGCTGACATCACGACGAATCCGAAGGCACAGAGCTTCGTCACCAACTTCAAGAAGCTTGCTGGTTTCGACGTGAGCGTGTACTCGGCTGAGGCGTACGACGCCACCAACGTCATCATTTCGGTCCTCAAGGAGCTGGGCCCGAAGGCGACCCGCGCACAAGTTGTCGACAAGCTGCGCACCGTCGACTACCAGGGCATCACCAAGGAAGTGAAATTCCAGAGCAACGGAAATATCGCCGGCAGTGCGGTCTACATCTACCAGGTCCAGAACGGCAAAATCGTCTCGTTGGGCCTGAGCAGTTAGCCGCGTGGAACCGTTGGGGGTCGGGTGCATCTCACCCGGCCCCCAACCCTGACCCTGGGGAGGTCGGCTCCTCGTGTGCGTCACCCGGCATTTCTGGGATTTCTTCGTCAGCGGGCTGGCGAACGGATTCGTCTACGCGCTGATCGCCTTGGGATACACGCTGGTGTACGGCGTACTGCAGCTCATCAACTTCGCGCACAGCGAAGTCTTCATGTCGGGTGGGTTTGGCGGCCTCTTTGCGATTAATTTCGCGATCGGCAGCCGGCATCCGCACGGTCTGTCGTCGGTGTGGTTTGTTCTTGTCGGGCTCGCCGCCGGTGCGGTGACCGGCGGTGTCGTCGCCTACATCCTCGAGCGGGTCGCGTATCGCCCGCTGCGGCGGCGCAACGCGCCCAAATTGGCGTTCCTCATCAGCGCGATCGGAATGTCGTACTTCTTGTACAACCTGGCCGGGAAAGAATTCGGCCGCGACGCGCGCACGATGAAGCCGCCGTTCACTGTCTCGCCGAACAAGCCGCTCTTCACCGTTTTCGGCGCCCCGGTGAATCTGTACGACGCGGTCATCGCCGTATCGGCCATCGCCATGCTGATCCTCCTCGACCGCGTCGTCCAGCAGACCCGACTGGGGCAGGGCATCCGGGCGGTCGCCCAGGACGCCGACACCGCCGCCCTGATGGGCGTGAACATCGACCGCGTCATTGCGCAGACCTTCGTCCTCGGCGGATTGCTCGGCGGCGCCGCGGGTTTCCTCTTCGGGCTTGGCACGGCGGGGGTGAGTTACACGATGGGCTTCACCCCGGGCATCAAGGCGTTCACCGCTGCCGTGCTCGGGGGCATCGGAAATATCCGGGGGGCGATGCTCGGCGGTCTGCTGCTCGGCGTCGTCGAGAATCTCTCCTCGGCCTGCTTCGGCGCGAGCTGGGTGGACGTCGTCGCGTTTTACATTCTGGTTCTGGTCCTGCTCGTACGGCCGATGGGCCTGCTCGGCGAGCGGTTGGGGAGGTCGGCGTGACACTCCGGCGGGTCTGGGCGTGGGCCACGAGCCTGCGCGGTCGGCAACTATGGGTCACACTGGCCGGCGCACTTGTCGTCGACGTGATGACCGGGCCCTCGGGAAGCCTGAACGATCCGACCGCCGGTTTCGCCGGGTCGCTGCTGAGCCGCCGCGTCGGGATCTTCCTCCTCATTGGGTTTGCCTTCTGGCTTCTCGTCACCTCCCGGGAGCGTCTTGCGGCGTGGTCGCGGAGCTGGACGGCGGCTGTCCGGCCGAGCCGCTGGCTGCCGTCGCGGTGGTATCGTCTCGCGGCGTACGGCGTCCTGCTCGCGGTCGCGATCGTCCTTCCGCTTGTCCTCTCCCCGTACTGGCAGGAAGTGGCGGTCGACCAGATCGGCGTGTACGTCCTGCTTGCCCTCGGTCTCAACGTGGTCGTCGGGCTCGCCGGCCTGCTTGACCTCGGCTACATTGCGTTCTACGCGATCGGCGCCTACTCGTGTGCGTACTGGACGGACTCCCTGCCTATTCATCCGCCGTTCGTGCTCAATCCGTTCGCCACAATCCCGTTCGCGATCGCCGCGGCGATGCTGGCCGGTGTGATCCTCGGCGCGCCGACACTGCGGCTCCGCGGTGACTATTTGGCGATCGTGACCCTTGGGTTCGGTGAAATCATCACGATCTACGCGACGAATCTGCAGAGCGTCACCGGCGGGTCACCGGGGAACAGTCGGCCGATTCCGCACTTCTCCATCAACCTCTTCGGCCTGCATTACCGGTGGGGCATCGACAACATGCCGTACTATTACCTGCTGCTGGCCTTC
Encoded proteins:
- a CDS encoding branched-chain amino acid ABC transporter permease; the protein is MTLRRVWAWATSLRGRQLWVTLAGALVVDVMTGPSGSLNDPTAGFAGSLLSRRVGIFLLIGFAFWLLVTSRERLAAWSRSWTAAVRPSRWLPSRWYRLAAYGVLLAVAIVLPLVLSPYWQEVAVDQIGVYVLLALGLNVVVGLAGLLDLGYIAFYAIGAYSCAYWTDSLPIHPPFVLNPFATIPFAIAAAMLAGVILGAPTLRLRGDYLAIVTLGFGEIITIYATNLQSVTGGSPGNSRPIPHFSINLFGLHYRWGIDNMPYYYLLLAFVVMVIVFFHNLENSRVGRAWTAIREDEVAAAASGVNTFRYKLLAFAIGASTSGFAGVLFASKIQTITPLSFLLQQSILILVLVIFGGMGSIPGAIVGAAIIQWFPNGLKTYVRKEDLFLYLGALLVVMMIYRPQGLIPSRRRARELALAESGLVEADALTTASRDV